DNA from Hemitrygon akajei unplaced genomic scaffold, sHemAka1.3 Scf000050, whole genome shotgun sequence:
gggcagaatcctctctctccaaaagctccatcaggaacccggacaggaactgggaaggctgcagattgtagttgatcaaatctccatctgtaaacacaatcttcttctcggacacccctctgaaggccatctgaccaaccctgagtaacacatcacgggggttctcaatctcacggccgtggtttttcaggatgctgTAAATACAGTAAGAGTACAgctgggtgatggtcttgggaactcgctgtgggtccctgactctttgtgtgaagaaggggcccagtgccagagcgaggatccagcagtaggaggggttgtagctcatggtgtacaggatctcgttctcttCCACGTGTTTGCAAACAGCTGCTGcgaccgtctgatcttcaaaataccttatgaaatattccttccgttcctcacctgAAAATCCCATGATTTCAGCCCAAGCACTGATctttgccttttccaataaatgtaacgcagtggggcgggtggtcaccagcactgaacaccctgggagcagcttgccctggattaaactgtacacgatgtcagacacttcacaccaccactcgggatctggacactggtgcttgggttctgtatctctccgactgtcagcaaaatcgattttgtgcttgaattcatccaaaccatcgaatataaacagcaatccctctgggttcttccagacctctctcagtaaaTCACCAAAGTAAGGATATttatccagaatcagttccctcaggtttattctgcagttaatggagtttaaatcccagaatttgaaactgaagacaaactggaattgttggtatatttttcccgtcgcccagtcataaacaatcttttgtatcaTTGTTGTTTTCCCAATTCCCGCGACTCCGGAGACTGCTGCTGAACTTCCAGATTTGTATTTACTcagggaaaagctgctctggaacaactgatctGTCCGGATTTCTTTCAGCTCTCTGCGGAGATGTTTTACTCTCCACTCGTcttggtctctgcctcttgccagcagctcatgttccaccagtatccgatctcgaacagtagaaatgaccgtgagctcagcgtatcgatcaaccagctggaaaaccttcaccttctccctcatcaggatcgtgttcgctttcagtgtttcagtttgttcctgcagagtctccttgtgtttctgttgaacatcttcaatGGAAACAGACAGTGGACAAAATGTTGGATGCCTCAAAGCAGATCTCTGTATTTAAACACAATAACTCAAAGCTATTGCATTAATTGAAATAGTCAAAGGATTTTCGTAGAGTAAAGTAAGTTTGATTATCAGAGCCTTGACTGGACAGAGAGGCCTGGTCTAGATAAACATCAGATCATCACATTTCACTATTAACTGTCCTGTGAAGGTGAGTTTACTGGCTCCCTCTCGCTACAGCCACATATATCACTGTTCCTGTGGAAGAAACTTTTCATccccagtgttgatgtgacgtaTGGAGATAGAGAAGAGGGTAGTGGGCATTCTGTCACAGGAACAGGTCGGGGAATCACAGCTCCACCGTCCCTCCCACCGTCATtgattcaaaatgcaaagaagtAGCTTTGCTGATCAGCACGTGCACTGTGGATGGGTGGTTGGGAGAGGAAATGTCAATACTTTGTTCAGGAGATTGAGACACAAAATGCAGTTAATTCACACCTTCCATCATTCAGATGCTGCTCAGCTCACTGAGTCCCTCCAGAAAATGGTCTGAGACGGCAGATCTGCAGTCTCGTGTCTCTTAAAGAGTCTGTGTTGTAAATACTCAACAGATTCAAGATTGAGGATACACGCGGAAAGGAAAAGGGAATACTTGTTATTCCGGATCTTATGTAACACAGAAAACTCAGATAAGGTATGCAAtggaaagcacaataaatataaatacatacgaTACAGGAGTCACTCTGACCTCAGGTGGTCCTGACTGTAAATTTTCAAAGCGtgctggtggtggggtgggggtgttagTTGTGGAGGGGTGGCTTAGTCATTGGTGGTGTTGATGggtcttactgcttgaggaaagtaactgattttgagtctggtggtcctgctgCGGATGCTACGTCgcttcctccctcatgggagaggggcaaacagcccataggcaggataggtggcatccttcctccctcatgggagaggggtaaacagcccataggcaggataggtggcatccttcctccctcatgggagaggggtAAACAGCCCATAGacaggataggtgggatccttccaccctcatgggagaggggcaaacagcccataggcaggataggtgggatccttcctccctcatgggagaggggtAAACAGCCCACAGacaggataggtgggatccttcctccctcatgagagagggacaaacagcccacaggcaggatagatgggatccttcctccctcatgggagaggggcaaacagcccataggcaggataggtgggatccttcctccctcatgggagaggggcaaacagcccatagacaggataggtgggatccttcctccctcatgggagagggacaaacagcccatagacaggataggtgggatccttcctccctcatgggagaggggcaaacagcccataggcaggataggttggatccttcctccctcatgggagaggggcaaacagcccataGGCAGGATAGGTGGTATCCTTCttccctcatgggagaggggcaaacagcccatagacaggataggtgggatccttcctccctcatgggagaggggcaaacagcccatagacaggataggtgggatccttcctccctcatgggagagggacaaacagccCACAGGCAGGATAGATGGGATccctccctcatgggagaggggcaaacagcccatagacaggataggtgggatccttcctccctcatgggagaggggcaaacagcccataggcaggataggtgggatccttcctccctcatgggagaggggcaaacagcccataggcaggataggtgggatccttccaccctcatgggagagggacaaacagcccatagacaggataggtgggatccttcctccctcatgggagaggggcaaacagcccataggataggtgggatccttcctccctcatgggagaggggcaaacagcccatagacaggataggtgggatccttcctccctcatgggagaggggcaaacagcccataggcaggataggtgggatccttcctccctcatgggagaggggcaaacagcccataggcaggataggtgggatccttcctccctcatgggagaggggcaaacagcccatagacaggataggtgggatccttcctccctcatgggagaggggcaaacagcccattggcaggataggtgggatccttcctccctcatgggagaggggcaaacagcccacaggcaggatagatgggacccttcctccctcatgggagaggggcaaacagcccataggcaggataggtgggatccttcctccctcatgggagaggggcaaacagcccaCAGGCAGGATAGATGGGACCCTtctccctcatgggagaggggcaaacagcccatagacaggataggtgggatccttcctccctcatgggagagggacaaacagccCATAGACAGGATAGATGGaatccttcctccctcatgggagagggacaaacagcccataggcaggataggtgggatccttcctccctcatgggagaggggcaaacagcccataggcaggataggtgggatccttcctccctcatgggagaggggcaaacagcccatagacaggataggtgggatccttcctgaGGCTCTTGGCCCTTTTCCGGAgcctttctgtatatacgtccCTGATGGAAGGTAGGCTGGGTGTCCCGGTGATGCGTTGGGctgttttgactacccgttgttgAGCCTCCCAGTCCGCCACATTTATGCAGCATGTTGGCCTGCCCTCTGCAGCACAGCTGTACAAGGACTGGAGTGTGGATGTGAGTACAGGTCAGACAAGGTCTGTGGAAAGTGCAGGAAGGGGAGGTGCTACTGGTCTGTGACTTTAAATACACGTTTGAAAACCATGTCGATTACAGGTCTGGTGCTGAAGAAGAGAGCAGAGACCGAGGAATTTCACTAGCAGGTGGTTCAGGATTTCAGCTGTCATAGGACCagaatagaacacagaacagcacaggaatagaCCCATCGGCCCAGAACCTTGCCACATTAAACATTTAACTCTTATTATTCCTTTTTACCAAAATACTTTATCATACAGTatatttcccagcactgtattccatctgccactttatgctcattcttctaatttgtctatgacctactgcaatcgcattgcttcctcaccactaccgatccctccacctatctttgtatcatccgtaaactttgcctcaaagccatcagttccattatctaaatcattgacgaacaatgtgaaaagtagtggtcccaatactaatCCCTGAGGAAAATCACCAGTCACCGacagccaaacagaaaaagcttatttttattcccactccctgcctCTTGGCTGC
Protein-coding regions in this window:
- the LOC140721095 gene encoding NACHT, LRR and PYD domains-containing protein 3-like, whose protein sequence is MAQNFPSFSLEKVWWSFSTPGTKSKQENNNQESSVGIKMAAGPSSVITELLASWNDFQLLQLTDFYRDRLEQAMEGGVHGVSLALTAENQFNGVKHRKISDLADKGERADSSKLLLSLVMEKGSRARRVMWETFVKMRIGVPKFDKILKEIQEHGCVPVHQPVPEIPSELKDVQQKHKETLQEQTETLKANTILMREKVKVFQLVDRYAELTVISTVRDRILVEHELLARGRDQDEWRVKHLRRELKEIRTDQLFQSSFSLSKYKSGSSAAVSGVAGIGKTTMIQKIVYDWATGKIYQQFQFVFSFKFWDLNSINCRINLRELILDKYPYFGDLLREVWKNPEGLLFIFDGLDEFKHKIDFADSRRDTEPKHQCPDPEWWCEVSDIVYSLIQGKLLPGCSVLVTTRPTALHLLEKAKISAWAEIMGFSGEERKEYFIRYFEDQTVAAAVCKHVEENEILYTMSYNPSYCWILALALGPFFTQRVRDPQRVPKTITQLYSYCIYSILKNHGREIENPRDVLLRVGQMAFRGVSEKKIVFTDGDLINYNLQPSQFLSGFLMELLEREDSARCVVYTFPHLTIQEFVAAVAQFLNLHPGDILKFLTKPPT